In the genome of Tursiops truncatus isolate mTurTru1 chromosome 21, mTurTru1.mat.Y, whole genome shotgun sequence, one region contains:
- the CDKN2AIP gene encoding CDKN2A-interacting protein isoform X1: MAQEVSEYLSQNPRVAAWVETLRSDGETDKHWRHRREFLLRNAGDLAPAGGAASAHPEEAADAESGTRSRQLQQLISFSMAWANHVFLGCRYPQKVMDKILSMAEGIKVTDAPIHTTRDELVAKVKKRGISSSNEGVEEPTKKRAIEGKNSSAVEQKDHVKIPAKTERASAQQESSSACSGSTTKSESSGNSARSSGTLSQNSSTSDGERSVSSQSSSIPSQVTAVGCGKASEPEAPDKHGSASLVSSLLKSSVNSHVTQSADSRQQSGSPKKSALEGSSVSTSQSTSEIEVPLLGSSGSSEIELPLLSSKPSSETASSGLTSKASSEASVSSSVSKNSSSSGTSLLTPKSTTSANTMLTSKSTSQVAASLLASKNSSQTSGSLVSKSTSIASVSQLASKSSSQSSTSQLPSKSTAQASESSVRFSCCKLTNEDVKQKQPFFNRLYKTVAWKLVAVGGFSPSVNHGELLNAAVEALKATLDVVFVPLKELADLPQNKSSQESIVCELRCKSVYLGTGCGKSKENAKAVASREALKLFLKKKVVVKICKRKYRGSEIEDLVLLDEESRPVNLPPALKHPQELL; encoded by the exons ATGGCGCAGGAGGTGTCGGAGTACCTGAGCCAGAACCCGCGGGTGGCCGCCTGGGTGGAGACGCTGCGCTCCGACGGCGAGACCGACAAACACTGGCGCCACCGCCGCGAGTTCCTGCTCCGCAATGCCGGGGACCTGGCCCCCGCCGGCGGCGCTGCCTCCGCTCACCCGGAGGAGGCCGCCGACGCCGAGAGCGGGACCCGCAGTcggcagctgcagcagctcatCTCCTTTTCCATGGCCTGGGCCAACCACGTCTTCCTCGGGTGCCG GTACCCTCAAAAAGTTATGGATAAAATACTTAGTATGGCTGAAGGCATCAAAGTGACAGATGCTCCAATCCATACAACAAGAGACGAACTGGTTGCCAAGGTGAAGAAAAGAGGGATATCGAGTAGCAATG AAGGGGTAGAAGAGCCAACAAAAAAACGAGCCATAGAAGGAAAAAACAGTTCTGCAGTTGAGCAAAAAGATCATGTGAAAATTCCTGCCAAAACAGAGCGTGCATCAGCTCAGCAGGAAAGTAGTTCAGCATGTTCGGGATCAACTACCAAGTCAGAGAGTAGTGGGAACTCAGCTCGGAGCTCTGGCACCCTGAGTCAGAATAGCTCCACAAGTGATGGAGAGCGCTCTGTTTCCAGCCAAAGCAGCAGCATTCCCTCTCAGGTAACAGCGGTAGGGTGTGGAAAAGCTTCTGAACCAGAAGCTCCAGATAAACATGGTTCAGCGTCGTTGGTTTCTTCGTTGTTGAAATCCAGTGTGAATAGTCATGTGACCCAGTCCGCTGATTCCAGACAGCAAAGTGGATCCCCGAAAAAGAGTGCTTTGGAAGGCTCTTCAGTCTCAACCTCTCAGAGCACCTCAGAGATTGAGGTGCCCTTGTTGGGCTCCTCAGGAAGCTCAGAAATAGAGTTGCCACTGTTGTCTTCTAAACCTAGTTCAGAGACAGCTTCAAGCGGGTTAACTTCCAAAGCTAGTTCAGAGGCAAGTGTTTCATCATCAGTTTCTAAAAACAGTTCCTCATCAGGCACATCTTTACTAACCCCCAAGAGCACCACCTCAGCAAACACGATGCTGACTTCCAAAAGCACTTCGCAGGTAGCTGCATCACTGTTAGCTTCCAAGAACAGCTCCCAGACCAGCGGCTCTTTGGTTTCCAAAAGCACTTCCATAGCAAGTGTGTCCCAGCTGGCTTCTAAGAGTAGCTCTCAGAGCAGCACGTCACAGCTGCCTTCTAAAAGTACTGCGCAGGCGAGCGAGAGTTCTGTCAGATTCTCTTGTTGCAAGTTAACCAATGAAGATGTGAAACAGAAGCAGCCTTTTTTCAATAGACTGTACAAAACGGTGGCATGGAAGTTGGTGGCCGTTGGTGGCTTTAGTCCCAGCGTGAATCACGGAGAGCTCCTAAACGCAGCTGTCGAGGCTCTGAAAGCAACGCTGGATGTGGTTTTCGTCCCGCTAAAGGAACTGGCAGATCTGCCTCAAAACAAGAGCTCTCAAGAAAGTATTGTTTGTGAACTGAGATGTAAGTCTGTGTATTTGGGCACTGGCtgtggaaaaagcaaagaaaacgcAAAAGCAGTTGCATCAAGAGAAGCCTTGAAGTTATTTCTCAAGAAAAAGGTGGTGGTAAAGATATGTAAAAGGAAATACAGAGGCAGTGAAATCGAGGACTTAGTACTCCTCGATGAAGAGTCAAGGCCTGTCAACTTGCCTCCAGCATTAAAACATCCTCAAGAATTACTGTAA
- the CDKN2AIP gene encoding CDKN2A-interacting protein isoform X3, producing MAQEVSEYLSQNPRVAAWVETLRSDGETDKHWRHRREFLLRNAGDLAPAGGAASAHPEEAADAESGTRSRQLQQLISFSMAWANHVFLGCRYPQKVMDKILSMAEGIKVTDAPIHTTRDELVAKKG from the exons ATGGCGCAGGAGGTGTCGGAGTACCTGAGCCAGAACCCGCGGGTGGCCGCCTGGGTGGAGACGCTGCGCTCCGACGGCGAGACCGACAAACACTGGCGCCACCGCCGCGAGTTCCTGCTCCGCAATGCCGGGGACCTGGCCCCCGCCGGCGGCGCTGCCTCCGCTCACCCGGAGGAGGCCGCCGACGCCGAGAGCGGGACCCGCAGTcggcagctgcagcagctcatCTCCTTTTCCATGGCCTGGGCCAACCACGTCTTCCTCGGGTGCCG GTACCCTCAAAAAGTTATGGATAAAATACTTAGTATGGCTGAAGGCATCAAAGTGACAGATGCTCCAATCCATACAACAAGAGACGAACTGGTTGCCAAG AAGGGGTAG
- the CDKN2AIP gene encoding CDKN2A-interacting protein isoform X2 → MDKILSMAEGIKVTDAPIHTTRDELVAKVKKRGISSSNEGVEEPTKKRAIEGKNSSAVEQKDHVKIPAKTERASAQQESSSACSGSTTKSESSGNSARSSGTLSQNSSTSDGERSVSSQSSSIPSQVTAVGCGKASEPEAPDKHGSASLVSSLLKSSVNSHVTQSADSRQQSGSPKKSALEGSSVSTSQSTSEIEVPLLGSSGSSEIELPLLSSKPSSETASSGLTSKASSEASVSSSVSKNSSSSGTSLLTPKSTTSANTMLTSKSTSQVAASLLASKNSSQTSGSLVSKSTSIASVSQLASKSSSQSSTSQLPSKSTAQASESSVRFSCCKLTNEDVKQKQPFFNRLYKTVAWKLVAVGGFSPSVNHGELLNAAVEALKATLDVVFVPLKELADLPQNKSSQESIVCELRCKSVYLGTGCGKSKENAKAVASREALKLFLKKKVVVKICKRKYRGSEIEDLVLLDEESRPVNLPPALKHPQELL, encoded by the exons ATGGATAAAATACTTAGTATGGCTGAAGGCATCAAAGTGACAGATGCTCCAATCCATACAACAAGAGACGAACTGGTTGCCAAGGTGAAGAAAAGAGGGATATCGAGTAGCAATG AAGGGGTAGAAGAGCCAACAAAAAAACGAGCCATAGAAGGAAAAAACAGTTCTGCAGTTGAGCAAAAAGATCATGTGAAAATTCCTGCCAAAACAGAGCGTGCATCAGCTCAGCAGGAAAGTAGTTCAGCATGTTCGGGATCAACTACCAAGTCAGAGAGTAGTGGGAACTCAGCTCGGAGCTCTGGCACCCTGAGTCAGAATAGCTCCACAAGTGATGGAGAGCGCTCTGTTTCCAGCCAAAGCAGCAGCATTCCCTCTCAGGTAACAGCGGTAGGGTGTGGAAAAGCTTCTGAACCAGAAGCTCCAGATAAACATGGTTCAGCGTCGTTGGTTTCTTCGTTGTTGAAATCCAGTGTGAATAGTCATGTGACCCAGTCCGCTGATTCCAGACAGCAAAGTGGATCCCCGAAAAAGAGTGCTTTGGAAGGCTCTTCAGTCTCAACCTCTCAGAGCACCTCAGAGATTGAGGTGCCCTTGTTGGGCTCCTCAGGAAGCTCAGAAATAGAGTTGCCACTGTTGTCTTCTAAACCTAGTTCAGAGACAGCTTCAAGCGGGTTAACTTCCAAAGCTAGTTCAGAGGCAAGTGTTTCATCATCAGTTTCTAAAAACAGTTCCTCATCAGGCACATCTTTACTAACCCCCAAGAGCACCACCTCAGCAAACACGATGCTGACTTCCAAAAGCACTTCGCAGGTAGCTGCATCACTGTTAGCTTCCAAGAACAGCTCCCAGACCAGCGGCTCTTTGGTTTCCAAAAGCACTTCCATAGCAAGTGTGTCCCAGCTGGCTTCTAAGAGTAGCTCTCAGAGCAGCACGTCACAGCTGCCTTCTAAAAGTACTGCGCAGGCGAGCGAGAGTTCTGTCAGATTCTCTTGTTGCAAGTTAACCAATGAAGATGTGAAACAGAAGCAGCCTTTTTTCAATAGACTGTACAAAACGGTGGCATGGAAGTTGGTGGCCGTTGGTGGCTTTAGTCCCAGCGTGAATCACGGAGAGCTCCTAAACGCAGCTGTCGAGGCTCTGAAAGCAACGCTGGATGTGGTTTTCGTCCCGCTAAAGGAACTGGCAGATCTGCCTCAAAACAAGAGCTCTCAAGAAAGTATTGTTTGTGAACTGAGATGTAAGTCTGTGTATTTGGGCACTGGCtgtggaaaaagcaaagaaaacgcAAAAGCAGTTGCATCAAGAGAAGCCTTGAAGTTATTTCTCAAGAAAAAGGTGGTGGTAAAGATATGTAAAAGGAAATACAGAGGCAGTGAAATCGAGGACTTAGTACTCCTCGATGAAGAGTCAAGGCCTGTCAACTTGCCTCCAGCATTAAAACATCCTCAAGAATTACTGTAA